From the genome of Falco biarmicus isolate bFalBia1 chromosome 2, bFalBia1.pri, whole genome shotgun sequence:
AGCATGCCCTTGGCCCAGCTCCTCGGcggggcaggaggaggtgaTATCTAAAGAGCAGTCCCAGCCACCTGCAGGCATCAAGCGTGATGATGGCCAAGTCCCAGGTTGGCATCCCTCTGGTTTTAATGGGAGTCAGATATGTAAAATCCCTTGGAAACAGTTGCCATTGTTACAGGAATGACAGTCACCCCCGGAGCAGCTTTCCtagcctgctgcagcctggaaaGACTCTGTCagggggctggcacagccccgcTGCCACCAAAGCTTCATAGAGCAAAACAGTCCCTTTCTGAGAGCAAGCTTGGCTATCTGTGCCACCACCAAGGAGCTGTACCCTCTGCCCGACCCAGGCCAGCCCCGCTTCGCCTCTCCCTTTTGAATGCCAGCATGCACCCCAGCCGTGGGGGGAACAGGGCACCCCCCTTTAGGGACATGTCTCTGCCAGCAGGGAGAAGCCAGTGTGTTCCTCTGTGTTTGTTGGccttttagtttattttttcttttaatttctctgggAAGCAGGCAACTAATTGAGAGGTGAGGGAAGCTCagagggaagaaggagaggATCAGGGAGGCCTCAGCTTCCCCACTGGCACAGCAGGCTGGTTATGAGCCATGATGACTATCCAGCCATTTTGCTTCACTGAgtgtgctgccagcacagctaaTTATCACTGCCTTCACTGTCGGGCTTTACCCTGGCTtaaggctggagcagctgtttTAGTTActaatggagaaaaacaaatggagaaAGTCCAGCGGCATCTGCAATGCTGCCTCCCTGCCAAAAAGCTGGCTAGAAAACCACAGCCGGCCTCATCTGGACAGAAGCCTCCCACAGCCACCTGTAGCACACACCACACAAGGTGCTGGGGTTTGCTCGCCACCCAGGACaaagggctgctgcagagctgcctagTCCTGGCAGGCCtgcaaggaggaaggagaaagggtgCTCTGCCAAAAACATGTCTAGGGCTGTGTCCTTGGCATCGCCATGGCCCCAAGAAGGGGATGGTGGGAGCAGTTCTGcacctctctcttcctctgaaaCCAGCAGAGCCAAGGATGGGAAGTGAGCCCCTCAGTTTCCAATGCTGCAAagccttttcctttggaaatgtCCCAGAGCTAGGActttttcagcagagaaaacactGCCCTGGTGAAAGGGAAGGCAATGCATGGTGTAGGTTGTAGCTGTGGTAAGGGATCTTGTCTGCATCTGTGCTGTTTGACCCTGGTTTGCTGTGCTAAAGCAAACTTCTGCCCTGGGAATCAGTGCGCTGAGAAATGTGTCAGGAGAACAAGGATGGTCCTGAAAATGGTTTGACTTGGAGAGCAATGGAGCAGTACCACCTTTCCTTAATAAACCACTACAATCTGGATTTAGGTCAAGTGGAAACAGCTCGGGGTGCTCATCACTGGCTGGTGGCCGCTCCTCTGCTAACCCAGGCCACGGTCACCATGGATTATAGCAGCAATTGTGCAGTGTagcttcctcctcctgctcctctccttccctaCTGCTCTCCACAGAGGAGCTCAGTTGGGGTGTAGGCTCACATGTGGAAAAACAAAGAGCTTCAACACGGAAAGAAAGCCTGGTACCTCCCACCCATCCTGAAGGTACTATGCAAGTTGTACCCCGGCTGCATCAGGCAGGCAGATGCTGCGGGAATTGGAATCAGGTGGGAAGATACTGAGGGATGAAGGCTTTTCTGCTTTAGGAAGCTGGCAGTCAGGCTAGGTTTAATCTCAAGGCATGTAGCATCttcaggctgggctgggatggactaGTCTGCTgagtagattttaaaatacatttttatttaaaggaagaTATTGGAGATTTTTGTGAGTGCCTGAGACTGGCAGAGGGACTTCAGGTTAGGCTGAAGTCAGCCTTTATATTCACCACATGCAAACTTCTAGACTTTGATTTTGCAAATGTCTAAACCTCGTTGCACATGTGCTTTTGGGTATAGCCACTGTGATAAATGTTTCCAACATCACTTATATTTGTGGCCTGCTCCACCTCCGACGATGCCCCTAGCTAAGCATCTTTGCAAAGAGTATTTAAATagataaaaaggaaatgtaTCGGTCCCAGTCCCTGTTGAGCCAATGTCAGGGCATGAACTCATGTGAGAACTGGCTCTGCCAGAATTTATTTCCTCTGATCCAATCGGGTAATGGAGACTGGGTGGTGGGGGAGGCTTGTCAGGCAAATCTGTCTCTCGGTACCTATCGTGAGTCCACGGGTCCTTATTCCTGCCATGTCAAGGGTTACTCTCTGCCTGCAGGACAGAGCCTGCAAACAGGCTCTTGCCTGGTCTTCCAGGGAAGACTGCAGAGCATCTTTCCCCATGTCATTGCCACAGCTTTAGCATCTATCTTTGCTTCTGCAGGTTTCTACTCGAGCCTCTCAGAGCCAGGTGTTTCTGAGCAGATTGTGAATTGCTCTTGATTAGCTTTTAAGTGGCCTTTGCTCTACATAACTGTTGAGAAAAGCCTGAAAGCCTCTCCCACAGCATTTCAAAAACATGAGCTAAGTGAGGTGGCAGCAGCAATTTTTAAACCCCATTTTTGCTCGAGTGCCTGCCACGTGCTCCCCTACAAGCCCAGGACTACCTGGCGCAGCATCGAGCAGTACAGGGCAAACCTACCCGCTGCCTCCCCAGGGGCACAGCCTCCCCGCGCCGCTCCCAGCCGCAGCACGCTGCCCGCGGCCCCGCGTCTCGCTGCCGGCACCCCATGACGCTCAGCCACCCGGGGACTGCAGCAGCCCAACGTGTTGGGATCTGCCTTCTGCCGCCTCGCCTGTTGAAAGGGCCTGTGCTGTTACGCTGCTCTGTTTAATCAGCACTCGCTTTGGGTTGTGAATCTCTTCCTGGCTCAGGTCGGTGATAGGAGTGCTGGGGTTCTGCATTTTGCTGTAGCCCCTGGGTTAAAGTGTGTCCcaaaaagaagggagggagTGAAGCAGTCCCGCGCATGGTTCATCCCTCTGCAGTACCCTACTGGTGTGGCAAAAGCAGTTGAAGGCTTCACGCAGAGACCTGGGCAAACACGCAGGTGGTTTTGGCCAGAGAACAGGACAGGTTAAGTGTGGCTGATATCTCGAATCTCTGGCCCCAGAACTCATGTGTAAAGAAGCCCAGCACCCTTTCTTCCTTGCCTGTGTGGATCCTCTTCAAAGAAATAGATCAAAATCAATGCTGCTTGAATAAAGTCTTCCtgtctgagatggggaaaggctggaTGCCCCCACCCCAGGATGCAGAGATGAAGGGACCTGATCAGCAGCTGGGCtcaggggcagctggggaggtaACACAGGTTTGCACCACAGCACCTGAAGACTTTGCCAGGGTTTTGGGGGACACCTGCGAGGTGGTCTGCACCTTACGCCACTCAGCTGGGGTTAAAGGAGGGTGGAGGAGAGCAGATACCACCACTGCCACTCCCCTTCCCCGGACCTCTCTGCTAAAGGAGAccttgcagagcagctcccacatgccttgtttttcttgcaAACCTGTTGTGCAGAGCTAAGGTGGTGCAAGAGAGGAGGCAGGAATGAAAGGGCTGAGGTTTGCCTCCGGGCCTCTTTGCAATCACCCAGCAATTCTCCCCTCGCATGTTTGAACCGCAGGCTTGTCGAGTCCTCTCAAGGCCTGTAGAAACAGGGTGCTGCAGCACCTTGTCCTAGGCAGCAGGTAAATAATGCTACGGGGTGCTGGGAACAAACTGTTGCGAAGATGGGTAATGCCATCAGGGGCTGCGCTATCCCCTGGAGGCAGAGGCTGGGATGGAGGAGTGGGGAGCGGGGATGGTGTGAAgcaccttccctgctgctggggctcctGCACAGGGGGCTGGCACCAGCGGGTGCTGGCAGAAACCCAGACTATGCTACCACAGGCATGCAGGCAGAGGCCAGGTTGAAAAAGCGTGTCTAGAGATGAAAAGGTGAAGCTTATGGTCACTGACACCATTTCACTGTCTCTTTTTTCCTACATTTGTTACTCCTTAGGCTGAAATAGTCACCTGGGGCCACAGTCAGAAGCCCTAAGGAAGCAGGCGAGCCCAGGGAATGCAGAAACCCTGAAGGAACCTCTACCTGATTCTGGAGGCAAGCAAGAGGAACTTGTGTTCCTCTTGCAGTCCTTTCTGCTGCAAGGGAGCAGTTAGGCAGCATGGGGAACCTGGAACACGACTCGCCTCCATGGAGCCCCCTGTGCCTTGCCACCACCTCTCCAACTCACTTCCTGAGCATGCAGGGTTTTGTGCTCGTTTGAGAGGCTTGTGtgaggctggagctggtgggtgAGTGGGCAGAGCCCGTGGCCTAGGAGCTGGTTCACACCGTTGCCTTGGCTTGCTTCAGTGTGTGAGCTGGAGTCGAGGGAGGGAAGCTGGCAGAAAGCGGTGTGGGGAACGGATTTCCTTTCAGATTTGGGGCAGCTGAGTTCAAcctgccagctcagccaggGAAAAGAAGTCAAGTGATACTGAGTGTGCATTTATGGTGGAGcctggggttttcttttcttttggtagAGGGTCGTTTGGCTcgttgttggttttttgtttggttttttttttttgtaggcaaGTAAGCCTGATactgcttgtattttttgtttggttttgttggttttgctgtgggtttgtttttctttttttttctttaagaacatGGCTAAGATTGGAAAGAGGCAAAGAAATGCCTGTAAGCTTTAGGTCAGCAGCCCAGTTAGGACTTCAGCTAAGTCAGAGGCGTGCAAATACAACCAGGAAAGTCACCCGCAGGAGATCTTTACAAAACAGTAATTCATAATTGCTGCATTAGTGCTATTCACCCCTGTtcacccctcctgcccccaaGGAAGGCTGGTTCACAGGGACAAATACCCACTCCAATACTGGCAGTGTGTCATTGCaatcccttctttttttcccagtgccaGCTGTGTTGCCTTCTATGTAATGCATAGCTGATGCCTGTTATTGTGAAAGATGGCACGGAAAATAAAGACTCATGAGTGTGGCCTCATGTTTAATTAGAAGCTAATGTGCTATTATTATTAGGCACTGAAGGAATGTACTGGCGAAGGAGTGCTTGAGCTGTTTTAGAAGCAATTTATAAGTGTACTTTCCCCTTGCCTAGCCAGCATGCACCTCCTTTATTAGGAGGCACAAGACTGCTGTTACCTGGTCTTACAGCTCTTTTGCAGTTCAGGCAAATACTGCTGGAATTAAAATATCTCAAGTCTCACTGTTCGGAAGACTTTGAAATAGAAGGATGTGGTGTGTGCTGGGCTAGGCTAGGCCAGGCCAGGTGTTTAATCACAGTGGCACAGGACTTGGGAGACTAAGTGGTCAGTGGTTGAATTTGGTATTAAAAATGCCTGATTAAAAGTacagtttaataaaacatgacaATCTTATTGGCCTCAAAAGAGGTTGAAGGAAGTAGTTAGAAAAttagtttttgttgtttaatgAGAAGTTTCACTGTCAGCATCTTTAGGAAGCTTGCTGTGACTGCCATACTCCAGTAACAAGTATACTGCTTCGTAACCTCCATATATTGACACGAGCATGACTTCACCATCTGTTATTTAATGCAGTTTCATTAGGCAGTCAGTGAACTGTCTTGAAATTCAAGAAATTGAACTAGGGGAGTTGTACGCAGGTACGTAGAGGTACTTACTTGGAGCTGGGAACAGTATCAAACAGCAGCAGGCTCCCTGCCCCCTCTGCAAGCACCCATCCTTTGGTTATCACCTTCAGCCACTACCATCTCCCATGACAAGaggctgttttttaaagaaagtagTGACTTTCCTGGGGCTAGACTCCCACAGGAACACTTTGACTCCTAAAATCAGATACTGATGTAGCACTGACATTCATACCACTGCCATCAGGTATATAAAAAAAGGTCCTGAGCAGGAGCAGCTTTCCTGTCAGGGAAGGTGGGAGCAAAGCGTAACAGTACTGCTTGCTCTGTGGCACACGTGGTGGGAACACACCGCCAAGGAGAGGTGAGGTACCTCCTCTCTGGGCAGCAGCCCACCAGTCAACAGGGAAGATGCAAAAGCATTTGACTCTTTCAAGATGAGGAGAAAAACTAAACTCCCAGAACAGCTACAGCATAAGAGGAAAGCATCACAGTTGTACACCAAGTTAGGTGCATAGAGACTAGGTTATATGGGGGTTATTTCTACaaatttattctgtaaataaCACCTCCAATTCATTCAAGCTCCTTACATTCCATATAAAAGCTAAAGGGAATGTAAAACTGAGGACAGCATTATATGTCAACAGTTAGGGCTTCAACATCATTAAGCCCAGTAcagttttgtgctgctgctggtaaaTGGTTTTTGTTGGTAAATGGGTTTTCAGTTGCTCTAACAATTACAAAATACACAGATTAGAACACAATCTTTTATTAATAACAGATCACATTTCAACTTTGAAAAGAATGAAGTTAAAAGGTGTATTAAAACATACCCACTCTAAGCAATCTATTttcttcagtagaaaaaaagcATACGACAGGTAGAACTACTATATACACAGTATATCAGTCTAGTCATTGGCCCCTCCAAACATTGTTTTGCAAATTAGTATAATGGTGTTAAATATACCATCCAGTTACAGTCCAGTATGAATTTTagcttttaactttttcatttaagaCAAAGCACTAACGACCTAGTTCAGCTTACTGATCTTAGAATACATACAAGGTAGGATTGTATATGAAGATACCGTGTTAAGCTTTTACTTCTGCTTATGTATTTTTGGGATCCTGCCTTGTCAGTTAAGTCTGCCTCACCAGTTTTGAGTACATGGAAATCTGTAATTGATGTCTCCATTAAAAAGAGTACCTTCCAACACTGAAACATGATCAACTATATCTTAAATAGCCCTTTCCTCATCTCTTGCATTAATTTCAAACAGATTTatgttgtgtttattttacGCTGGAGGCTTCCCAGCCCAAAATATAGATCATTGCAAGAAACCAGGAATCTATGCCAACTTTTTTTTGGCAGGGataaaaaagcagaatgttAGTTCTTAAATTAGTTtggcacattaaaaaaaaaaaaaaaaaaaggcacgAGGGAAACCTGTAAGTTGCATCCTTCTCTCACAACATCCATAGGAGGGGAATATCAATGTACAGACAGGGCAGGCACATGCAGAATGACTGATACAGACCAAGCACGGCAGACTCCAGCTCTCAGCCTTACATCTGGCCTTAGTCCATGTGTGctctcactcacacactcaaaCAGAAGTAGCTTCTGCTGGTTACATCTCAGTCCATCAGCTgactctgctgaagagcagggTCACTGCACAACTGAAGAAGGCCCTCATGAGTCAAGCACCATCAGCCTTCTCACACCAGGTAGAAAGGTAGGAAGTTTTGTACCTTTTGCTTAGGTCTCACTTAACAACACAACCGAGCTGTTACTGCTCTGCTGAGCAAGCTGTAGCAGGGTCTGACACGTGGGTCTTTGCATGTCAATGTGTGCCCCATGCCTCAGAAGAACCTCAACTGTTTTCACGTGCCCACCTCGTGCAGCCAGATGAAGAGCTGTCAACCCTTCACTGTCAGAAACATTGACGTTTTCTGAACCAACAAGTTCTTCTACTACTTCAGAGTGCCCGTTTTCTGCAGCAAGATGTAACGCTGTCCTATTTAAAGGGCCTCTAGCTAGAACACTGGCCCTTTCATCTATCAGCAACTTTGTTGTTGCTAAATGGCCGCTGCGAGATGCCAAGTGCAGAGCAGTGTATCCTTCTGCTGTCGCTGCCTCAATGTCTGCACCATGTTTAAGGAGCAGCCTTGATGTGCTTGTGTGGCCAGTTTCAGCAGCTATGTGGAGAGCAGTCTGCAAGAGTGCGTTCTGCACGTTGACATCTGACTCTAGGTCTATAAGAAGGCGAGCAACACGGTAGTGTCCTCGTTGAGCAGCCAAGTGTAGTGAGGTCCTTCCATCCACGGTCTGCACATTCACGTTTGCACCCCGCTGTTTGGCCAGAAGCTTTACAATGGGGAGATGACCTTGCCAGGCAGCATAGTGCAGTGGCACCCAGTCATCCTTTCCTTTGATGTTCACATTAACGCCTCTTCTCAGCAGGATCCGCACAATATTCTCTTGGCCGTATTGACAGGCTATGTGGATGGGGGCTCTGCCTTCAAAATCTACCTCATTTAAGGATGCATTCTTATCAAGCAGCATTTTGGTGCTGAAATCATCCCCATTTTGGGCAGCAAAGTGAAGAGCAGTCCACTGATCTTCATCTTTGGCATTAACATTGATTTTCCTAGCCATAATCAGCTCCACAATGCTTTTAACTTTCTTCTCAATGGCGATGTGAAGAGGGGTGGATCCTTTCTTGTTGGTGAGGTTAGGGTTAGCATTGTACAGGAGGAGCCATTTGACACATTCTTCTTGACCAGCCTCAACAGCCAAGTGCAAAAGACTGGCGTTCCCATCTAAAACGATGTCAACATCTTGAGGCTGGAGGATCTTCATCAGCTTGCTGGTATCCCCAGATAAAATGGCCTCCGTTAGCTTCCTCTTCTGTATGTCTGTAGTACCAATATCTACAtggatataaggaagaaattttttacaatgagggtggtgaaacactggagcaggttgcccacagaggtggtagatgccccatctctggaaacattcaaggtcaggttggacagggctctgaacAGTCTGgtctagctgaagatgtccctgcacATAGCAGGGCGGGgtgggggttggactaggtgacctttaaaggtcacttccaacccaaactattctggTAAAAAGACACCATCACAGTTCTGATACCTGCCAAACTTTACTTGCACGTGGCTGACATATCTGGTGGCATCAGCAAAGACTTGACTGCCAAAAAAATCCTTCCCCATATAGTAGTTTCAGAACAATTTCAGGTCACTTACTCTTATTCTGTTTCATATGAAATCAAAAACGAACGATGCTGTGGTTGATCTCCCTGCACTAATCACTGTTTGCCTAACTGGAAAACAGATGCCTGTTTTTTGCAGCACTGGATTGAAAAGGGAGGGGTGTGTGCACAATAGCAGAGGTCTTCATCACAATGTTCGTGGGGGCTACTGAGAAGGTGGCTTGAGTCttctcaacaacaacaaaagcgCTCAGACTTGGGCTTAGTATAACTGAAAAAGCCACAGACTCAGCCGCCCTGACTGGACATTGGCTTTAGTCCCTCTTTGAGCAGGTTGCTGGGCTGAATGACCTCCCTTCCAACCAACCTTTATGTGACTGATTCTGTAATGGCTTTAATGGGAAGTCAGGTCacttttcaaaaccaaatgaattttattatttgtcaTTAGATCATGTCTAGGAACCacctctttggttttgtttttttttttaaataactaccTCCAGTAAACAAATTTGTAGTGCTgacagcaagagaaagcaaagctaaCAGTGATTTCCACAATGCTATTCTTCATATGACTACTCACCAACCCACTGACTCCCATATGCCCTAGTCCaaacaactacaaaaaaacaacaacaaagaagaACCTGACCATTACCTGAACTCTCCCTTtcaaaggaaagggaaagggagcctCTGGATGAAAAAGCTGAATCTACAGATGAAACTCCTGAAAGCCGCTTGTCACTGGAGGCAAGTTTGGACTCGGAAGAGCTGCGGCTGAGATCCTCCGGGCCTTCCATAGTCTGTGAAATCCCCGAATCCAGCTGGGACAACAACTCTGAGAGACTGTAATCCTTAACTGATGGTAGAGCAGGCTCCTGTTTCGTCTGGGATAATGCAGAAATCCCCTTCAAGAGAAGTACACAAGCACTTTAGAAAGGTCAGTAAAGAAAATCAAGTTTGTTAGCTTGCAGGTAGCCTTTAAACACTGTTCATATTAAATGAAACCTATGAATAACGtcactgaaaattttcagaTGCAGGAAGGCAGCTTTCATCAGTACTTATACAGCCACTAAAGCCACATGGTTGTTCTCTCCTACAGCGTTTTTTAAGATCAGTCACACCCACATAGTTCCAGCCTTTATTTCCTAACTGTCCTGCTCTCCCTTAACAGTCTAGTCCTGTGCTGGTCCATGCATCTGCTGTCACTTTTGCATTCCAGTCCTTCACCAAGATCCACTTCCATCAGGCAAGAAGGTGCTCAAACGCAGAATACAGAAGGTTGCTCAGGAAGTTACAGGTCACAGAGGAACCTGTTCCTCACAAAACCTGGTGTACTTgaacaagaagcagaaaaagaaaatacctcaGATTGCTGCTCTGGGGAATTCTTGGTGTCCAGGTCCTGAGTTATCATCTCTTTTGTTTCATCTTCTGGTTTTTCACAAAGggcttctgtttctgaagtgatttctttgaagaaagcaagagaaggttttgtggtgggtttttttttctttttcttttaataggaGACTTTTCTGAAATGTCCTGCTGCCTTATCTGTCATTAGAGCTTAACACCTTGAGACATTATGGGAGAAAGACTCCAATTTTGACTATTCCACCTAGCACTTCATCGGTAGGTACAAGTGTGTAGCTAAGCAAAGAGTGCATAGGGCTGACTGAACAATTCATTTTCACATTCAGACCAGACTGATGTTAGATGGTGGCTACACTGCAAGACTGTGAAATGGGAACCAGTCTACTGTTGGAAAACTTAGGcatatgtgtttaaaaagacaAGATCCCTCTTCCCTTCAGTCCCCATACCTTGTTTGggcaggagaagagggaagaggcAAATCTCTCCTATTAATACTAAATGAAACTACCTGGAGACAGCACTTGCTACATCCTTCTGCACATTTGAATTCATAACAGATGCTCTGGGCAAGTTCAAGCTTTTCACCAACATTGCATTTTATTGGCAGAAAAATGATGGTACAAATTGTTTTGTTACAATAAACCAATTCAGTTTCTCAGCACACAACAGTAAATTTCAAGAGCCAGGGCCTTCAACACTTTGGTATGGTGAAAACCACACCAACTTGGCATGGCATGTGCCCTGATACACACAATCAGAACTGAACATAATTTCTGGCTAAATGGAtcagctgcttcagcacaggTCTTATTCGTGACGTGTTTACATAACACCATCATGGTCAGACTTGTCCCCAGATAATCCCTTCCTCCACAAATGAATAAGTGACCTGTATCATTGTCTCTACCATACAATGTGCTCTATTTATCCTGTCACAGAGGTTCACAGCATTTACCCATGGATTAACAGAGTCCTGAGCAATAACGTGACTCATAGAAGAATAAATGGGCAGCCAAGTTACGAGGAAATCTTACCTTGAAATGTTGGCCGTTCACCAGGATCATCTTGCCAACATTTTTGCATCAGTTTGATCAAGTTATTACATGAATGAGGTCTGGATTTAGAAACAGCAGGTAGCTCTGGGCGGTGGCCTTTAACTACTTTTACCATAATAtgtaaaatgttgttttcctctgtaaagCAAAAGCACATAAATTAAGATTTCCCAGCAAAAGGAATGATTTCTCTTTTGTCTAAGAGCATTAACTGTATTAGGCTGCAACTTTGTCTTCATGGCTATATTTCTAGATTTAGAGTGCTTTCTTTTATCGACAGGGAAAAAGCTGTTGGTCTTACTCTCCTACAATATATTTGTTGATGCATAACACCTGCTTCCCATGTATCAATCATCAGTGAGTGACTCTTGGTCTTTTTCCACCCATGAAACACAcagaaccaaaggaaaaaaaatggttctttgCTACCTCTCAGAACTTCTGTATCTGCTGTAAGAAAACTGAACCACAGCTTTTATTTAGGCCAGGTACTTGAACTTTTCATAAAGGTGAAGGAAGAACACAAATCAGGAAGTGCAGTAACAGGGCTTTTGACTGAACTCAACCACTGGGCTAAATGGGATCTCTTACTTGGAGAAAAATTAATAGTAGACCGGAACCTGTTCAAACATGCTTGCTACACACAGGCTAGTCATACACACAGGAAAAGTCAAAGAATAAATAGCTGCCTGTAGATTGGTACATTTACTGTGGGGTGGAACAAGGCTTATTCTCACAGACAGctttgttggtggttttttgttggtttttttttttttaagagcagatCTGTACCCACAATCTACAAATAAACTACAGAACCTCTCCACAGAGAAGACGTTTCTGAAAACAGCACAGTTGCCTGCCAGTTGGCTTTGCTCTGTGCTGTTCTTCATTGGCTGCAAACATGTCAGAAGTCTGCACGGGCCACGTGCTAACCTGGGTCTGCACAGCAAACGCCAGCAGACTAGGGCCCCCCACGGCAATACGGGTTCAGCTTTCACAGTGTAGGACAACGGAGGACTTCCATTTGTGATCACATTTGCGAGTTCAGAAGTGTCCACCACACAAGGCTGTAGGCATTAGGAGGACGTGCATGTAATCTGGGACTGGTGGGGCAGGAATAGTGCTTATCAagaggtgaaaggaaaaaaaaaatgccaacacAACCCAGTACATCAAACTTACCTGCAAAAGGCTTTTTCTGTGTAAGAACTCCCCAAATCACAATGGAAAAGctacaaataaatgcaaaagaaaaaaataattatagaaaagctttaaaaa
Proteins encoded in this window:
- the RIPK4 gene encoding receptor-interacting serine/threonine-protein kinase 4, coding for MARESGSPWAMGLLKTFEESEFGSWEKIGSGGFGQVYKVRHLHWKTWLAIKCSPSLHVDEKERMELLEEARKMEMAKFRYILPVYGICKEPVGLVMEYMETGSLEKLLASEPLPWELRFRIIHETAVGMNFLHCMSPPLLHLDLKPANILLDAHYHVKISDFGLAKCNGLSHSHDISMDGLCGTIAYLPPERIKEKNRCFDTKHDVYSFSIVIWGVLTQKKPFAEENNILHIMVKVVKGHRPELPAVSKSRPHSCNNLIKLMQKCWQDDPGERPTFQEITSETEALCEKPEDETKEMITQDLDTKNSPEQQSEGISALSQTKQEPALPSVKDYSLSELLSQLDSGISQTMEGPEDLSRSSSESKLASSDKRLSGVSSVDSAFSSRGSLSLSFERESSDIGTTDIQKRKLTEAILSGDTSKLMKILQPQDVDIVLDGNASLLHLAVEAGQEECVKWLLLYNANPNLTNKKGSTPLHIAIEKKVKSIVELIMARKINVNAKDEDQWTALHFAAQNGDDFSTKMLLDKNASLNEVDFEGRAPIHIACQYGQENIVRILLRRGVNVNIKGKDDWVPLHYAAWQGHLPIVKLLAKQRGANVNVQTVDGRTSLHLAAQRGHYRVARLLIDLESDVNVQNALLQTALHIAAETGHTSTSRLLLKHGADIEAATAEGYTALHLASRSGHLATTKLLIDERASVLARGPLNRTALHLAAENGHSEVVEELVGSENVNVSDSEGLTALHLAARGGHVKTVEVLLRHGAHIDMQRPTCQTLLQLAQQSSNSSVVLLSET